A stretch of Melospiza georgiana isolate bMelGeo1 unplaced genomic scaffold, bMelGeo1.pri scaffold_29, whole genome shotgun sequence DNA encodes these proteins:
- the LOC131096362 gene encoding olfactory receptor 14J1-like produces the protein LHYGTLLGSRACAHMAAAAWTSCFLYSLLHTANTFSLPLCHGNALGQFFCEIPQILKLSCSKSYLRELGLLAVSVCVASSCFVFIVFSYVQIFRAVLRMPSVQGRHKAFSTCLPHLAVVSLFLSTTFFAYLKPPSISFPSLDLALSVLYSVVTPVFSKEKWSLVGVRRMKALFDDCTVDVGLLLVQWKKCEDLWWESGSCTPRSSQWSPSVSDMGKGEFEFLCDVELSPHPGTVC, from the exons ctgcactacgggaccctcctgggcagcagagcttgtgcccacatggcagcagctgcctggacCAGTTGCTTTCTTtattcactgctgcacacagccaatacattttccctgcccctgtgccatggcaatgccctgggccagttcttctgtgaaatcccccagatcctcaagctctcctgctccaaatcctaccTCAGGGAGCTTGGGCTTCTGGCTGTTAGTGTCTGTGTAGCCTCAagctgttttgtgttcattgttttctcctatgtgcagatcttcagggctgtgctgaggatgcCCTCTGtgcagggacggcacaaagccttttccacctgccttcctcacctggctgtggtctccCTGTTTCTCAGCACTACCTTTtttgcctacctgaagcccccctccatctccttcccatcccttgATCTagccctgtcagttctgtactcagtggtgactcca GTGTTCTCCAAGGAGAAGTGGTCTCTTGTGGGGGTCCGCCGCATGAAGGCCCTCTTTGATGATTGCACCGTAGATGTGGGATTGCTGCTGGTGCAGTGGAAAAAGTGTGAGGATCTTTGGTGGGAGTCTGGTTCTTGTACCCCTCGGAGTTCCCAGTGGAGCCCTTCTGTCTCAGACATGGGCAAGGGGGAGTTTGAGTTTCTGTGTGATGTGGAGCTCTCTCCCCACCCTGGGACAGTGTGCTAG